TTGAAGAAGGAAATGGATGAGAATAATGTGGAGCCCAATGTGAACACATACCGGATTTTGATCTCCATGTACTGTGGGATGGGGCATTGGAACAATGCCTACAagtattttctagaaatgatcCAAGCCAAGTGCTTGAAACCTGGTTTGCCTGTTTATCAGATGGTTCTAGAGCAGCTTAGGAAGGCAGGGCAGCTGAAGAAGCATGAGGAGTTAGTGGAGAAAATGGTGGATAGGGGATTCGTTACTCGACCTTTGTAGGAATGTGCTCACCTGCATATGCAGGTCAAGTAAGTTACACAATGCCCTAGCATTAGTTCCCTGacaatcttttttgtttttcatcatCTTGAAATGCATTTGATTAGAGTTTAGCATTTGACTTTTATTCGGTGCAACAATACATCGGTTCATTTTGGTACTGTAGGTTTTCCCTACATTTCTTCAATGTGGAACTATACTTTGTTGCTTGTTTGTAACTCAAAGCAAATTTTGGTATGAAACATATTTATTGGTGATCTCTCTTGCTCTGGAATTCCCTTTTCTACTTAATTGTATGAGGAAAAATCCTCTTACGGATCATCTCCTCTGTTCAGGTCCAGAAAATAGTGAATAATTTCATCAATTCCAAACTTGAGACCACTGTGTTTTCCCTTTGTTTGTACGAAGTCAATATTTTGACTGAACAACTATGTATCCATAATATGTGGTGTAACATCTAGTGATCATATAGTCAAATTAAAACTGTCATTGCTTTCATCGTGAAACCTTTATTCTTGTAAAACCTGTTCATGTTAACGCATTTCCATGCCGTAGCTCTATTTTACTCCAGTCCTTGCAAATTGCTATCTGTTCTCAATGTGCTAACTCAAACCAAGCATTAACATTTTGCTCCTTATATCCAAATGCTTTTTCTTGATTGTGGCTGGTGAAGTAGGGGGCTGATGTTGGCTCCTGCCCCCTCctgatcactttttttttctttaaaaaagatatattcagctgaaaatttaaagaaataagattgACAATTTGAGCCAACTTATAGAATTTTTGGTCCTCTATTGGCTGGTTGCCTTGTCGCTTCCTCTTATAAAATAGATAGTTTTGCCTAGCTAGTCATGATTTCTGGAAACACTACAAAGTTTTGTTTTGGCAGCTGCCGGTCACCACTGGCACTTCTAGAGCAACTTTAGAGTTTAATACCTCATTCTTAGATAATATATGATTGCTTGAAAGACTTCATCCCGATATACGTCAAGTGATGGATATCTATGGAGCTAATGCGTTCCAGCATTCTCAGAATAAGGATTCTGCTTGAATATGTGTGCCTTAAGCACTCAAACTATGGAAAAATGGAGTATTATCTTCCAATCAAGTAAGATCTTCTGCCTTGTGATGCTTGGTGTATGTGAGATGTGCCTGTCTCTGTAGAATTTCATCTTCCAATTAAGAACTTATTCCCAACCAAGTGTGATCTTCTGCCTTGTGATGCTTGGTGTATCTGAGATATGCCTGTCTTTGTAGAACTTGTAACCAAGTTCTTCCATTATAAGACCCTATAAAATGATGCCAGGGAATGTGCATAAGTTTTATTTCTCTCGCCTTTTCGGTTATGAAGAAGTTGATATTTTAGTTTCGTTGGTCTTTGAACTCCTTTCGACTCTAATTGCATTCAGCATAGTACTATAGATGGTAACGTGCCACATATGTTTTCATGCATTTGGGATACAATTTAAACGTTAGACCTATTTGGATAATGATCCATCTGAGATATATGGCATTTCCACCACTACTATGGTGCTGCAGCATAGCATGATGTTGGATATACATCTTAGTTCGGCACACCTGAATGCAGTTGTACATAAATTTGCAGTGGAGCCTAATGAACACACTATTGTTTGTGGTTCATATGATAGAGCTGTCCCCTGTCATGTAGCTTGCAATTCAGATTATAGTTCATTTGCTTGATCGTGTTGGTTATTGAGAAACTCCTTTTATTAGTTTTCTCTGCTGGATCTAACTTTCATTTCTGCAAACTTCACTCCCCTGTTGTTGGGATCTACTTGCGTATTGAGATTACGGAGCACGAGCCATTTTCATACGGCTTGAGGATCAAATTGTAACCTTCTTCATAGATTAGTTAGTATAATTATTTACAAAGCTCCTGACCGCACCAATGACTATGAACCTTTGGAGTCAGCATTGCGATAGCCAGGCCCTCCATTAGCACTGGCGTATCGTGACTTAGTGGGCAAATTATTTGCCTCAAAACTCTTTATTTTGACCAAGCGTGATGTTAGATGAATCCATGTCGCTGCTCTGCTTGGAAGACGTGCGCTGCTGATCTGTTATGCATCAACGTATTGGTGAGTCACCAATCGAAATCCATTTACAGTGGTCCAGTTTGAGACCATTGTTTAAAAGTTTTTCTAGGTACTTGTTCAGCTCCCTGCCAGTTCGGATCTCAGATCCGCGAGCCCCGTGAGCTGACGTTGAAGCTTCAGAGGTCTGCAAAGAAGCAGCACTCTAGCTCCCGGTCGTCCCCACATGTGGGGGGGATCGAAGGTTTGGCATGTTCTTTTGTCTTTCTGCGTGAGCATCGCTTGCCTGAATGTGCTGGTAACAGGTAAGCCGCAAGGCTGTCCCTGGCCCTGTCAGGGGATATGCCAAAGCCAACCCAGGGTGACCCACCATCTTCCTCTTTTAACATGCAGGCTGTTCATTTGCTAAAATGACAAAAGTGGGATGTTCACTTAGATTCCACTGGGGTTTAAGCTTTCTTGTCCTCCTGTGCACATCTTCGAATTCAGTTCTCGAGCAAAGAGGCCTGCGTTGGTTCGTTGAGAGGGCCGTATACGCTAACGCTTCTGTGAACACTCCCCTCGAAAGAAGTCTTAACAAGTTATCTGGTTCGAGTCATTCGATACACTGATCTTTTTCGTCTTTCTTTGCTCGGCACTCGAAAAATCATACGCTACTCGTTGCTCAATCAGCGTTGGCCGCAACGTAAGAGGAAAGCGATGGACACTGAAGGGCGATAAAGCTGTAAGTCTCATTCCTAACTCACCTGTGCTGGCGGATGATGGACACCCACTTACTATACTGACTTGTCCTATTGACCAGGCTTGAAAATCGTCGGCAGCAAATCAAGAACCGCTTTTACAAATATTAAGATGCGAACGAGCGGTAGCTGTTCTGATGTGGTCGCACGCACTCTTTTGGACGACTCGCATCGGACGTGGTTGCCAACTACTACATCGGCAGCTCAGCTTTTCCGAAGAATGTCGTCACGCCATAGAAAAATTCAccccctcctccttttcttctctctctctctctccttctccttctgaattttcgaaatttatacGTATTTTGGGGTTATCCATTTAGATCCATCGGCAAAAATGAGATCCGCTTTTACGATAAGAAAATCCCTTCCGATGCGAGGGGCATAAAACAACGAGCGAAAGGACAAAAGGAGCGAACCGAAAAGTTTGAAAGATCCAAAGCGGGGGTGGGCGGACCCCACGTGGCCTCCCGATTCACGCCCCTCGCACTCTCAACCAGCTCATTCAAATCGACTtgcgaaaaagagaaaaacgtaaataaaataaaatatcaaagcaaagcaaagcaaagcgaTCGCGACAAAGAATTCAAAAGGTTTCGAAaaggaaacagaggaggaagaagacgcaGGACGAGCCAACCTAGCCGTTTCAGCTCgtgtccctctctctcctcccctccatGTGCGCGCCTCGTGCTCTGTCcccaccactctctctctctctctctctagagaggAAGTTTCGCCTTCACTCGCGCGCACGCTCACCCACGTACGCGCTCGCCCCTCGATTCACCGGAAGGGACGAGAAAATGGAGAAACCTAAAATAGATCGGGCCGCGGATCGCGGCGGGCGGGGCGGCGACGAATCCGGCCGATGGCGATCGTCGTCTCTCGGCGCAGTGCGATCCAGGAAAGGAAAGGCGAAAACCTTCCCTAAGGGAATCTTTTTCCCGTAGCTGTCAattcttgattatttttatttcagttTCCTCCTCTTTGACTCGTTTGAGTCCGGCCCTCGTATCTCAGTCCAGATTTTTCAGCGTAATCGCGTCATCAAATGAGATCCCCAAATTCAATATTCATCGCGAGCAAGGGATAAAGCACGAACTGGCACTGGCGCCAGCTAAAAAAGTAAGGAAACGCCTGCGATCCAGCCATGGGATTTTTCTGAACCAGTATTCAAATTGCGAAACCCAAAGGGTAACAAGGAAGAAGCTATACcccaaaatcgaagcaaaagaagaaaaggaagaaaacccaGAATAAACCCAGAAtaacttctcttcttttttttttttttttttttttctctcccccaGTGAATAATCTTCAGTGATCATCATAACTCAGTTCAGcaacgaaagaaaagaaaacgagaaaaagaagaacgaaAAGGGAACCATTGAAATTGGGGTGTCGTTACCATGGGTCGCGGATTTTAACCTAAGAATCGGCGGGGGGCGAGTCCTTGGGCTTTCTGCAGAGGATCATGTGCATCGGGGTGAAGATCCCGGTCTCCCCGCCGCGGGTCAAGTAGTCGGCCGTCTTGAACAGCATGTCGTGGACGTCCACCGTCCCCTTGGGCGCGACCCCGAGCGCCGCCGCGACCTTGATCAGCATGTGGTTCCTCCAGTAGGCGATCCGGCCCATCTTCAGCCTCGTCCACCAGGGGCCGGCGGGAGGCGCCGCCAGGTCCCGCTCCTCCAGCACCTCGAACCCCACCCGCCTCGCGGTGGCGGCGATGTCGGCGTAGCTGCGGAGCCCCGGGAGGGCGTCGCCGCGCTCGATCCCCTGGATGATGTCGACGTGGTCGGAGTCGTCGCCGCGGTACTTGTCAGTGGTGACCCACTCGTAGGAGACGTAGAGGGTGCCGGGCTTGAGGACGCGGAGGACCTCGGCGTAGACCTCGTCGAGGCGCGGGGCGTGGCAGGTGGCCTCGATGGAGTAGGCGCCGTCGAAGGAGGAGTCGGGGAAGGGCATCTCGAGGAAGTTGCCGCAGACGACCTCGCAGAGGCCGTCGAGGCCGGCCTTCTTGTTGTGGGCGCGGGCGCGGGCCACCTGGTACTCGTTGATGGTGATGCCGACGACGCGGGCGCGGGAGTGGGCGGCGATGGCGCGCATGGGCCCGCCGACGCCGCATCCGACGTCGAGGACGCGGTCGTTAGGGGAGACGCGGATGAGGTCGACGGCCATCTCCTCGTGGAGGCGGGTGGCGTCGGCGTGGGACCGGCCGGGGAGGGCGGGGGAGAAGTGGAAGGACTGGCCCCAGCCCCACTCGTAGATGTCGGTGACGAGGTTGTAGAAGGTGTCGACGAAGTCGGGGACCTTCTCCTTGGTCTCGATCTCCTTGGGGCGGCGGAAGAAGGACCAGTAGCTGTCGTAGTTGTCCTGGACCTTCTCGGCGGAGATGGAGCCGCCGGAGATGTCCGTGGCCCGCTTCCCCTTCTGCTCCGCCGGCCCCAGCACGCAGACGAACCAGTAGATGCCGCCGGCGATGAGGGCTCCGGTGCACCACAGAGCCACCGAGTCCATGGTTTTCCcccctagagagagaaagaagatctggagagagtggagagagagaggtttgttggggttttggagagagagagagagagggtgggtgGGAGGAAGGAGGCTGTGGGACGTATTTGGGGATTTATAGTGGGGCTGGTGTGTTCAGTTTCGGAGCGGAGTGAGtcgggcttttttttttcttcctctgccTTCTTTTTGTCACGGACGCGAACAGGTTGTTGTGTGGGGATTTTTTCTCTCCTCggtctttttgtttttgttttcctattATTCTTGTTGGTGGGAGTTGTCATTTTCCATCGTAaaatatcttgaaatttgaaagaaaat
The window above is part of the Eucalyptus grandis isolate ANBG69807.140 chromosome 6, ASM1654582v1, whole genome shotgun sequence genome. Proteins encoded here:
- the LOC104448882 gene encoding 24-methylenesterol C-methyltransferase 2, which translates into the protein MDSVALWCTGALIAGGIYWFVCVLGPAEQKGKRATDISGGSISAEKVQDNYDSYWSFFRRPKEIETKEKVPDFVDTFYNLVTDIYEWGWGQSFHFSPALPGRSHADATRLHEEMAVDLIRVSPNDRVLDVGCGVGGPMRAIAAHSRARVVGITINEYQVARARAHNKKAGLDGLCEVVCGNFLEMPFPDSSFDGAYSIEATCHAPRLDEVYAEVLRVLKPGTLYVSYEWVTTDKYRGDDSDHVDIIQGIERGDALPGLRSYADIAATARRVGFEVLEERDLAAPPAGPWWTRLKMGRIAYWRNHMLIKVAAALGVAPKGTVDVHDMLFKTADYLTRGGETGIFTPMHMILCRKPKDSPPADS